The region TTATCTCTATTAGCTATATTTATTTATATTGCCATTCGCTTCCGCCAATGGCAATGGGGATTAGGAGGTGTTATTGCATTGTTCCACGACTCTATGTTTGTAATTGCCTTTTTCTCATTCTTTAACGGTATATTACCCTTTAACCTCGACATTGATCAAGCATTTATAGCTGCTATATTAACAGTAATAGGTTATTCTATCAACGATACCGTTATTATTTTCGACCGCATTCGTGAATATAGAACCCTGCATCCTCGTTGGGAATTACCTGTTGCTATTAACTCCGCTATTAATTCTACATTACGTCGTACCATCAATACAGCTGGTATCACCATCGTAGTATTACTTGCCATTTTTATTTTTGGAGGCGATGTATTGCGAGGATTTATTTTTGCATTACTTGTTGGTGTTACTATAGGAACCTATTCATCTGTATTTGTTGCAACTCCATTAGCATACGATATTCTTAAAAGGAAGCAAAAAACTATTGCTGAAAAATAAAAAAAGAGGCTGTCTTTTAAGGGCAGCCTTTTTTATTCTTTATTTGAACCCATTTTTTCAATGCTTATAATAAGTTTTAAATGAAACTTTTTGACTACCATATCGAATTACTATTAAATATATCCCCTCTTCTAAATTATTTATTATAGGAACCTTGTTCTCACCCAATTCTAATCGAATATCGTTAATCAAAAATCGATTTTTACCTAAAACATCATAACCTTCGAGTGAGACAATCATAGCTTTAGGAGCAATAATAAATATATACTCGTTAAATAAATTGGGATATATATATAAATCTTTTATATTTTCAACAAACTCCATCGATGTAAAATTAACACAAAAAGCCTCACTTGTATCTCTACAAGTATGATTAACTGTTACCCAATTAAAACAATGCATGCCACTGTTATTTACAACTGCCGTAACATTGCATGGAGTATTATTAGATGGTTGAAATAGGGTTCCTGCATTATTATCAATCCAATAACCATAACCATAAGTGGGTGTTACTGCACATAACGACTGATACTCATTATAACTTGAAACGGTATCTGCTAAATTTGTTGTTATTATAGGCGGATAAGAAAAGTAAAATGATACATTAACAGAATCATAATTATAACAATAACCATTAAAAGTAATATAATACATGGTAATAGTTTCGTTAAAATTGTTATTTTTTATCCAAGTACATTTATTATTTTTTCCATTGGGATTAAGTAAAGAATCATGGGGTCCATCATAAAAAGTAATACCGATAGGACCACTCCACTCACCTATTACATTACTGTCTGTATGGGCACATAAATAAGCAAAATGACTATTGCATATCATCAAATCAGGTCCAACCTCAATATAAGGTATATTAACAATATTGACCATAAATGTATCTGAACATCTGCATGCATTATTTTCAGCATTCATTTCGGTCCATACAACAGAATAATTACCTGTCAATGGAAAAAAAGCATTAGTCGAACTTTCATTTGAATTTGAAAAAATAACATTAGAGGGATTAGAACCAATACCACCCCAGTTTACTAAGGCATTACTTATAGAAGTATGCCCTATTAAATATAAAGAATGATTACAAATAGTGGTATCGGTATAATGATGACAATTGGGCATTTCGTAAAACAACACATTTATACTATCTCTATGTAAATTATTTTGATGGTCCATATATTCCCAATAAAACCATACCGACTGCATACCGTTTACAAAAAAATTGGGTATTCCCGAAGCATCAGCAATCACTTTAAAATGCAAAGGCGACGGATCGATATTAGATATTACAATCTGATTATGCGAACAAGTCCACATACCAGTAACTGCATTTGTACCCATAGTATCGGCAGTTAATTCGATAGAACTACCACAGACCGAAATCTGCGAAAATAATCTTAACGAAAAAATTAAAGCTAAAATTAAAATGATGGTTCTCATAAAACAAAAAATTTAGTTTTTGATTTAAAGACAAAAACAAAATCCATTTAGTTGCCTGTTATTATATTGAGATAAGCGTTTAACTATTTATAGACCTCATATTAATATACATTTCTTGCAATTTTTAACATGATAAAAAAATTTAAACTATTTTAATTGTACCCAATAAACTATTTATACATTTTTATTGCACTATCAATATTTCAAATATAAATCAAAACTATTTATATTTTTTAACATTAGTAAAATGATTTCAATTGAATTTTTAATAAAAAATATATAAATTGCCGTCAAAAAAAATGTCAGCTATGAAACCTTTTTTAATCTCAATTTGGCTATTTACATTGCTATGTTTCTA is a window of Bacteroidales bacterium DNA encoding:
- a CDS encoding T9SS type A sorting domain-containing protein, which gives rise to MRTIILILALIFSLRLFSQISVCGSSIELTADTMGTNAVTGMWTCSHNQIVISNIDPSPLHFKVIADASGIPNFFVNGMQSVWFYWEYMDHQNNLHRDSINVLFYEMPNCHHYTDTTICNHSLYLIGHTSISNALVNWGGIGSNPSNVIFSNSNESSTNAFFPLTGNYSVVWTEMNAENNACRCSDTFMVNIVNIPYIEVGPDLMICNSHFAYLCAHTDSNVIGEWSGPIGITFYDGPHDSLLNPNGKNNKCTWIKNNNFNETITMYYITFNGYCYNYDSVNVSFYFSYPPIITTNLADTVSSYNEYQSLCAVTPTYGYGYWIDNNAGTLFQPSNNTPCNVTAVVNNSGMHCFNWVTVNHTCRDTSEAFCVNFTSMEFVENIKDLYIYPNLFNEYIFIIAPKAMIVSLEGYDVLGKNRFLINDIRLELGENKVPIINNLEEGIYLIVIRYGSQKVSFKTYYKH